The Methanofollis sp. UBA420 genome contains a region encoding:
- a CDS encoding thioredoxin family protein, with the protein MAEGTDLVEVTDTTWEATVEKGKGPAVVMFYSPTCPFCKQIEPFFRQFAGEYRGPILFARLNVVGNGWTAERYAVRHTPSFLFFCGGKVVQQIVGAAFPALLKKNIDDFLRHGEGCARSSTEIDYDISGYA; encoded by the coding sequence ATGGCTGAGGGTACCGATCTGGTGGAGGTGACCGACACCACATGGGAGGCGACGGTCGAGAAGGGGAAGGGGCCTGCTGTGGTGATGTTTTACAGCCCCACGTGTCCCTTCTGCAAGCAGATCGAACCTTTCTTCAGGCAGTTCGCAGGAGAATACAGGGGCCCGATCCTCTTTGCACGCCTGAATGTGGTGGGCAATGGCTGGACGGCCGAGCGCTATGCCGTCCGTCACACTCCCTCGTTCCTCTTCTTCTGCGGTGGGAAGGTAGTCCAGCAGATCGTCGGTGCGGCCTTCCCCGCACTGCTGAAGAAGAACATCGACGATTTCCTGAGGCATGGCGAGGGGTGTGCACGGAGCAGCACGGAGATCGACTATGATATCAGCGGGTATGCATGA
- a CDS encoding phosphate uptake regulator PhoU, whose protein sequence is MEIRKVQVTGGSSYIVSLPKDWVLSSNIKKNDPLGLIVQQDGTLLVTPRIDAVATQRTKEFPVSATTDQAFLYRCLVGAYIAGYTTITLRAQGRMPPSIRIRVREFTQMAIGQEVVEETETSITIKDLLNPVEMPFEKTITRMAVIAKGMHQDGIEALRSGNQKLAEDVIVRDNDVDRLQWLIARQCHLVLGDPAVSRRMNVTPAAAMSYFLTSRIIERIGDHGTRIAKSAIVLLKEGIDTGMTAMISEASGTSQAIFDRAISSLFGEDLKGANEAIQQVADLEKKARAINKAALKYAPVTATALVSLSDSIRRIGEYSTDICENTINILIDREAGGKH, encoded by the coding sequence ATGGAGATCAGAAAGGTGCAGGTCACCGGGGGGTCGTCCTATATCGTATCCCTCCCTAAAGACTGGGTTCTTTCCTCAAATATCAAGAAAAACGACCCTCTAGGCCTCATCGTCCAGCAGGACGGCACCCTTCTCGTCACCCCCAGGATCGATGCCGTCGCCACCCAGAGGACGAAGGAGTTCCCGGTGAGCGCAACCACCGACCAGGCCTTCCTGTACCGCTGTCTTGTCGGGGCGTACATCGCCGGGTACACCACGATCACCCTCCGGGCGCAGGGGAGGATGCCGCCGTCCATCAGGATCCGGGTCAGGGAGTTCACCCAGATGGCCATCGGGCAGGAGGTCGTGGAGGAGACCGAGACCTCGATCACCATCAAGGACCTGCTCAACCCCGTCGAGATGCCCTTCGAGAAGACGATCACGCGGATGGCGGTGATCGCAAAGGGCATGCACCAGGACGGCATCGAGGCCCTGCGGTCCGGCAACCAGAAACTTGCCGAGGACGTCATCGTGCGGGACAATGACGTGGACCGTCTCCAGTGGCTCATCGCCCGTCAGTGCCACCTGGTGCTCGGCGACCCCGCGGTCTCCCGTCGGATGAACGTCACCCCGGCGGCGGCGATGAGTTATTTCCTCACCTCGCGGATCATCGAGAGGATCGGGGACCACGGCACCAGGATCGCAAAGAGCGCGATCGTCCTCCTCAAGGAGGGAATCGACACCGGGATGACGGCGATGATCAGTGAGGCGAGCGGGACATCCCAGGCGATCTTCGACCGTGCGATCTCGTCTCTCTTCGGCGAGGACTTGAAAGGGGCCAATGAAGCCATTCAGCAGGTCGCCGATCTCGAAAAAAAAGCGCGTGCGATCAACAAGGCGGCGCTGAAGTACGCCCCTGTCACTGCGACGGCGCTTGTCTCGCTTTCCGACAGCATCAGGAGGATCGGGGAATACTCTACCGACATCTGTGAGAACACCATCAACATCCTCATCGACCGGGAGGCCGGGGGCAAGCATTAA
- a CDS encoding phosphate ABC transporter substrate-binding protein, which translates to MKNSKIPLLAVPLLALLMIATLFAGCTGGGGDTTPESLSVTGSTTVLPVAQKAAEAYMDTHLQADIQVSGGGSSVGVQAVGEGTADIGMASRDLKDSEKEKYPDLVQHVVARDGIAVIVHPSNTMETVTTAQAKAIYQGTITNWKEIGGPDLAIVVVGRDSASGTREFFQEAVMNKEDFVPTQLEKNSNGAVKQTIAQTPGAIGYVGLGYIDPTVKALKVDVNGTAVEPTVAAVVSGDYPIARSLNMFTKGEATGLAKDYLDFILSPDGQTIVEEEGFVPVA; encoded by the coding sequence GTGAAGAACAGCAAGATTCCTCTCCTTGCCGTGCCTCTCCTGGCACTTCTCATGATTGCGACCCTCTTCGCCGGCTGCACGGGCGGCGGAGGCGACACGACACCGGAGAGCCTCTCGGTCACCGGCTCCACGACCGTCCTCCCTGTCGCCCAGAAGGCGGCCGAGGCGTACATGGACACGCACCTGCAGGCTGACATCCAGGTAAGCGGCGGCGGTTCCAGTGTCGGCGTTCAGGCCGTCGGCGAGGGCACCGCGGATATCGGCATGGCCTCCCGCGACCTGAAGGATTCGGAGAAAGAGAAATATCCCGATCTGGTCCAGCACGTCGTGGCGCGGGACGGGATCGCCGTGATCGTCCACCCCTCGAACACCATGGAGACGGTCACCACCGCACAGGCGAAGGCGATCTACCAAGGCACTATCACGAACTGGAAAGAGATCGGCGGCCCTGACTTGGCGATCGTCGTCGTCGGCAGGGACAGCGCCTCGGGCACCCGCGAGTTCTTCCAGGAGGCCGTCATGAACAAGGAGGACTTCGTCCCCACCCAGCTTGAGAAGAACTCGAACGGGGCGGTGAAGCAGACCATCGCCCAGACACCGGGCGCCATCGGCTACGTCGGCCTCGGGTACATCGACCCCACGGTGAAGGCGCTGAAGGTCGATGTGAACGGCACGGCCGTCGAACCGACAGTCGCCGCCGTCGTCAGCGGCGACTACCCGATCGCCCGTTCCCTCAATATGTTCACGAAGGGCGAGGCCACCGGGCTTGCGAAGGACTACCTCGACTTCATCCTGAGCCCGGATGGGCAGACGATCGTCGAAGAAGAGGGTTTTGTCCCGGTCGCCTGA
- the pstC gene encoding phosphate ABC transporter permease subunit PstC: MAKERAIGLIWLIAASVATLTVFFILLFLLRDALPIFETVGIVDFVFGETWNPTGATPSYGAWPLIVGTLLVTLGAVAIAVPLGIGSAVCLAELAPPRMKAVVKPAIELLAGIPSVVYGFFGLVILTDWLRISFDVPSGESWLAGSILLGIMALPTIVSVSEDALSTVPRAYREGSLALGATRWQTISRVLVPSALSGITAAVILGMGRAIGETMAVMMVTGNAAIIPDPITNVLSPVRTLTGTLGIEMGEVAVGSLHYHALFGVAVVLLLITLVVNLAALWIMARIRAGQGAALPGADRRQVKRALSIVAVLAAAAVIFAVLPPVPALAVLLVAGGTYLARDRVSPAAAERIAFSTLWAAIGIVLFILGIILFFIVINGLPALSWEFLTQAPRDLGRAGGIFPAIVGTLCLVGGAILFALPIGIGAAVYLNEYTRGGRVTALIRSGIDLLNGMPSIVFGLFGFAFLVLFLNFGVSLLAGMITLGLMILPTVIRTTEEALKTVPMAIREGSLALGATRWQTIRQVVLPPALPGILTGTILSIGRAAGETAPILFTAVVFSKRFLPTSVFEPVMALPYHLFILATNVPGAETNQYGTALVLLILVVGIYAAAIALRNHYQKNVRW, encoded by the coding sequence ATGGCGAAGGAGAGAGCCATCGGCCTCATCTGGCTGATTGCGGCCTCCGTCGCCACACTCACCGTCTTTTTCATCCTCCTCTTTCTCCTCCGTGACGCCCTCCCCATCTTCGAGACCGTCGGCATCGTCGACTTCGTCTTCGGGGAGACCTGGAACCCCACCGGCGCGACCCCGTCGTACGGCGCCTGGCCCCTCATCGTCGGGACGCTCCTCGTCACCCTCGGAGCGGTGGCCATCGCCGTGCCCCTCGGCATCGGGAGCGCGGTCTGTCTTGCAGAACTCGCCCCGCCCCGCATGAAGGCCGTCGTAAAACCGGCCATCGAACTCCTCGCCGGCATCCCCTCGGTCGTGTACGGCTTCTTCGGCCTGGTGATCCTCACCGACTGGCTCCGCATCTCCTTCGACGTGCCGTCAGGGGAGAGCTGGCTGGCCGGGTCCATCCTCCTCGGCATCATGGCCCTCCCGACGATCGTCTCGGTCTCCGAAGACGCCCTGAGCACGGTGCCCCGCGCCTACCGGGAGGGGAGCCTCGCACTCGGCGCCACGCGCTGGCAGACGATCAGCCGCGTCCTTGTCCCCTCCGCCCTCTCCGGGATCACGGCGGCGGTGATCCTGGGGATGGGCCGCGCCATCGGCGAGACGATGGCCGTCATGATGGTGACGGGAAACGCCGCCATCATCCCGGACCCCATCACCAACGTCCTCTCGCCGGTCCGCACCCTCACCGGCACCCTCGGCATCGAGATGGGCGAGGTGGCGGTCGGGTCTCTCCACTACCATGCCCTCTTCGGCGTGGCGGTGGTCCTCCTCCTCATCACCCTTGTCGTGAACCTCGCTGCGCTCTGGATCATGGCGCGGATCAGGGCCGGGCAGGGCGCCGCATTGCCGGGAGCGGACAGGCGGCAGGTGAAGAGAGCCCTCTCCATCGTCGCCGTGCTTGCGGCCGCGGCAGTCATCTTCGCCGTCCTCCCGCCGGTCCCGGCCCTCGCGGTCCTCCTCGTTGCGGGGGGAACCTACCTTGCCCGTGACCGGGTCTCCCCCGCAGCCGCGGAGAGGATCGCCTTCTCCACTCTCTGGGCGGCGATCGGGATCGTTCTCTTCATCCTCGGGATTATCCTCTTCTTCATCGTCATCAACGGCCTCCCGGCCCTCTCCTGGGAGTTTCTCACCCAGGCGCCCCGCGACCTCGGGCGGGCAGGCGGGATCTTCCCGGCAATCGTCGGGACCCTCTGCCTTGTCGGCGGCGCCATCCTCTTCGCCCTCCCGATCGGGATCGGGGCGGCGGTCTACCTCAACGAGTACACCCGCGGCGGCCGCGTCACCGCACTCATCAGGAGCGGGATCGACCTCCTGAACGGCATGCCCTCGATCGTCTTCGGCCTCTTCGGCTTTGCATTCCTCGTCCTCTTCCTCAACTTCGGGGTCTCCCTCCTCGCGGGCATGATCACCCTCGGGCTCATGATCCTGCCGACGGTCATCAGGACGACAGAGGAGGCCCTGAAGACCGTGCCGATGGCGATACGGGAGGGGAGCCTCGCACTCGGCGCCACGCGCTGGCAGACGATCAGGCAGGTCGTCCTGCCCCCGGCCCTCCCAGGCATCCTCACCGGCACGATCCTCTCTATCGGGCGGGCCGCCGGGGAGACGGCGCCGATCCTCTTCACGGCCGTCGTCTTCTCGAAACGCTTCCTCCCGACATCGGTCTTCGAACCGGTGATGGCCCTCCCTTACCACCTCTTCATCCTTGCGACAAATGTCCCGGGCGCGGAGACGAACCAGTACGGCACCGCCCTCGTCCTCCTCATCCTCGTCGTCGGGATCTATGCCGCCGCGATCGCCCTGAGAAATCACTACCAGAAGAATGTCAGATGGTAA
- the pstB gene encoding phosphate ABC transporter ATP-binding protein PstB: protein MTETAILSARNLNLYYGESHALKEITIDIAPNRVTALIGPSGCGKSSLLRCFNRMNDLVENVRIEGEILFAGEDITSPAADVVAIRKRIGMVFQKPNPFPKSIYENVAYGPRVHGIRDAKALDAIVEKSLRDAALWEEVKDRLHSSALGLSGGQQQRLCIARTLAVEPEVILMDEPCSALDPIATAKIEALIEDLKTRYTVIIVTHSMQQAARASDFTGFMYLGELVEFGETTQIFEAPKNRLTENYVTGRFG, encoded by the coding sequence ATGACAGAGACTGCAATCCTCTCGGCCAGAAACCTCAACCTCTACTACGGGGAGAGTCATGCCCTGAAGGAGATCACGATCGATATCGCGCCGAACAGGGTGACCGCCCTCATCGGCCCCTCGGGGTGCGGGAAGTCCTCCCTCCTCCGATGTTTCAACCGGATGAACGACCTGGTCGAGAATGTCAGGATCGAGGGGGAGATCCTCTTCGCAGGTGAGGATATCACCTCCCCTGCAGCCGACGTCGTCGCGATCAGGAAGAGGATCGGGATGGTCTTCCAGAAACCGAACCCCTTCCCGAAGTCGATCTACGAGAATGTCGCATATGGCCCGAGGGTCCACGGCATCAGGGACGCGAAGGCCCTCGACGCGATCGTGGAGAAGAGTCTCCGCGACGCCGCCCTCTGGGAGGAGGTGAAGGACCGCCTCCACTCCTCGGCCCTCGGCCTCTCCGGGGGGCAGCAGCAGCGCCTCTGCATCGCCCGCACCCTCGCGGTCGAGCCCGAGGTGATCCTGATGGACGAACCCTGCTCGGCCCTCGACCCGATCGCCACGGCAAAGATCGAGGCCCTGATCGAGGACCTGAAGACGCGCTACACGGTGATCATCGTCACGCACAGCATGCAGCAGGCGGCGCGGGCAAGCGACTTCACCGGGTTCATGTACCTCGGCGAACTCGTGGAGTTCGGGGAGACGACCCAGATCTTCGAGGCCCCGAAGAACAGACTGACAGAGAACTATGTGACCGGCCGTTTCGGATAG
- the phoU gene encoding phosphate signaling complex protein PhoU, whose protein sequence is MSEKFHDELKALRGEFVEYGQFSADMLKDAFRALKDGDTDLADAVLQRKTHLAELSDHFDERLLTLIALYQPMAKDLRVIACTLKMNDALYRIGRYGKDIAMLVPAFAASGHLGRMLNLPYMAEIVFSMVDDVLRAYEERDIAPLATLSERDDCVDDIRYSVFREGITYMMEDPKNIERCMDYVMVARYLERCGDHCCTMAEKIHYMVTGERIEIR, encoded by the coding sequence ATGAGTGAGAAATTTCATGACGAACTGAAGGCCCTGAGAGGGGAGTTCGTCGAATACGGACAGTTTTCAGCTGACATGCTGAAGGACGCCTTCAGGGCGCTGAAGGACGGGGACACGGACCTCGCGGACGCGGTCCTCCAGCGGAAAACCCACCTTGCAGAACTCTCCGACCACTTCGACGAGCGCCTGCTCACTCTCATCGCCCTGTACCAGCCGATGGCAAAGGATCTCAGGGTGATCGCCTGCACTCTCAAGATGAACGACGCTCTCTACCGCATCGGGCGGTACGGCAAGGACATCGCCATGCTCGTCCCGGCGTTCGCCGCGTCCGGCCACCTCGGGCGGATGCTCAACCTCCCGTATATGGCCGAGATCGTCTTTTCGATGGTCGACGACGTCCTCCGCGCCTACGAAGAGAGGGACATCGCCCCGCTCGCCACCCTCTCCGAGAGGGACGACTGCGTGGACGACATCAGGTACTCGGTCTTCAGGGAGGGGATCACCTACATGATGGAGGACCCGAAGAACATCGAGCGGTGCATGGACTACGTGATGGTGGCACGCTACCTCGAAAGGTGCGGCGACCACTGCTGCACGATGGCCGAGAAGATCCACTACATGGTCACGGGGGAGAGGATCGAGATCCGGTGA
- a CDS encoding ferritin family protein: MPEFGNPFSGTAYGRKMTDAELVRAIRFMVSAEYEAVQLYQQLAESTDNKLAQAVLLDIAEEEIVHAGEFLRLLKELSPEEEGYYAKGTEEVEEMIEKIRK; this comes from the coding sequence ATGCCGGAATTTGGTAACCCGTTTTCAGGCACCGCATACGGCCGAAAGATGACCGATGCTGAACTCGTCCGCGCGATACGCTTCATGGTCTCGGCGGAGTACGAGGCGGTCCAGCTCTACCAGCAGCTTGCAGAGTCCACGGACAACAAACTCGCACAGGCGGTCCTCCTCGACATCGCCGAGGAGGAGATCGTCCACGCGGGCGAGTTTCTCCGTCTCCTGAAGGAACTCTCCCCCGAGGAGGAGGGATATTACGCAAAAGGGACAGAAGAGGTCGAGGAGATGATCGAGAAGATCAGAAAGTGA
- a CDS encoding MBL fold metallo-hydrolase → MEAQKEKISFVARMPDRPGALHRAAGIIMRHGGNINRIQYSRCIDPSTVFLEVTAYPEAHVAIRNDLAAIGYLQTHLPGLSFLRIHVTLPHVPGALSTFLDLTTTVGANIAHVDFDDTGSHPDRLTLALSLEESGRVDALLNSLKSQYPIEILEYDQTGDTLDETVFYIWFAQRLRRLTGQAGDDFLLRLLGDMNHIAQDLAARGADPRQVFASVLQTGESLNRTCGDGFYADVQRVRVTLEMELFCFQLPGGGSIYVFETPDETMMVDTGYGIYYPDVLGMFRHYGIGDGTKLKRVVITHADADHCGAGGFYDAPAYMHSGTLAVIETSDRAYGSPAEGSVLETVYTTMINLFSRFNPPKDVTLFGGPTGEVRGIFPVLDRFTFGGRTFEVLESLGGHVHGLVYLFCPEEGILLTSDTVINFGSLTDERKVYNSLADFLVTSVNVDSGRAREERHALLDLAAAVDRDLAAQAKRCIICGGHGAVSVLEDGKLKVFGEVEHYTPTGKKGDETVTF, encoded by the coding sequence ATGGAGGCCCAGAAAGAGAAGATCTCCTTCGTCGCCCGCATGCCCGACCGGCCCGGCGCCCTTCACCGGGCGGCCGGGATCATCATGCGGCACGGCGGGAACATCAACCGCATCCAGTACAGCAGGTGTATCGACCCATCCACCGTTTTCCTGGAGGTAACGGCATATCCCGAGGCGCATGTCGCCATCAGGAACGACCTCGCCGCCATCGGCTATCTCCAGACCCACCTCCCGGGCCTGAGTTTCCTGCGAATCCACGTCACCCTTCCCCATGTCCCCGGCGCACTCTCCACGTTCCTTGACCTGACGACGACCGTCGGCGCCAATATCGCGCATGTCGACTTCGACGACACGGGGAGCCATCCCGACCGCCTGACCCTCGCCCTCAGCCTGGAGGAGAGCGGGAGGGTCGACGCCCTCCTCAACAGCCTGAAGTCGCAATACCCGATCGAGATTCTCGAATACGACCAGACCGGCGACACCCTTGACGAGACCGTCTTCTATATCTGGTTCGCCCAGCGTCTGCGGCGGCTGACCGGTCAGGCCGGGGACGACTTCCTCCTCCGCCTCCTCGGCGACATGAACCACATCGCCCAGGACCTCGCCGCCCGCGGCGCCGACCCGCGGCAGGTCTTCGCGAGCGTTCTCCAGACCGGCGAGAGCCTGAACCGGACCTGCGGCGATGGCTTCTACGCCGACGTCCAGCGGGTCCGGGTGACCCTGGAGATGGAGCTCTTCTGCTTCCAGCTCCCCGGTGGGGGCAGCATCTATGTCTTCGAGACCCCTGACGAGACCATGATGGTCGACACCGGCTACGGCATCTACTACCCCGACGTCCTCGGGATGTTCAGGCACTATGGCATCGGCGACGGCACGAAACTGAAGAGGGTGGTGATCACCCATGCCGACGCCGACCACTGCGGCGCGGGCGGCTTCTACGACGCCCCGGCGTACATGCACTCCGGCACCCTGGCCGTCATCGAGACCTCGGACCGCGCCTATGGCTCCCCTGCCGAGGGTTCGGTCCTGGAGACCGTCTATACGACGATGATCAACCTCTTCTCGCGGTTCAACCCGCCGAAGGACGTCACCCTCTTCGGCGGCCCGACAGGCGAGGTGCGGGGGATCTTCCCGGTCCTCGATCGGTTCACCTTCGGCGGCAGGACCTTCGAGGTGCTGGAAAGCCTCGGCGGCCACGTCCACGGTCTGGTCTACCTCTTCTGCCCCGAGGAGGGCATCCTCCTCACGAGCGACACGGTGATCAACTTTGGCAGTCTCACCGATGAGAGGAAGGTCTACAACTCCCTCGCCGATTTCCTGGTCACCTCGGTGAACGTGGACTCGGGTCGGGCCAGAGAGGAAAGGCACGCCCTCCTCGACCTTGCGGCCGCGGTGGACCGCGACCTCGCCGCGCAGGCGAAGCGCTGTATCATCTGCGGCGGCCACGGTGCGGTCTCCGTCCTTGAGGACGGCAAATTGAAGGTCTTCGGGGAGGTCGAGCACTACACCCCGACAGGAAAAAAGGGAGACGAGACGGTCACTTTCTGA
- a CDS encoding SAM-dependent methyltransferase gives MEYFDLISISTSGMAIMNPTTPEKVVSAGEAAGLSADDRVVEFGCGYGTILALWGKRFGIAGRGLDIREDACRRAVALLEKEGLSPRIGIDLADVRDETPDRLYDCAACIGSSHIWGGFAGALEAMSAWLEPDGRIVIGERYWARDSVPPEFAREWRDVLTEYEIFQTARDAGFDVAAIFRASPDDWDAYESGNWQGLLAWLRDHPGDADADEVREYLYRIQDEYAAYGREYMGFAVYVLVPS, from the coding sequence GTGGAATATTTTGATCTCATCTCGATCTCGACGAGCGGCATGGCCATCATGAACCCCACGACGCCTGAGAAGGTGGTCAGTGCGGGGGAGGCGGCCGGTCTCTCCGCCGACGACCGGGTTGTGGAATTCGGTTGCGGTTACGGGACGATCCTTGCTCTCTGGGGGAAGAGGTTCGGGATCGCCGGGCGGGGCCTCGACATCAGGGAGGACGCCTGCCGCCGGGCCGTTGCCCTCCTCGAAAAGGAGGGACTCTCCCCGCGGATCGGGATCGATCTTGCCGACGTGCGGGACGAAACGCCCGACCGCCTGTACGACTGTGCCGCCTGCATCGGTTCCTCTCACATCTGGGGCGGCTTTGCCGGTGCCCTCGAGGCAATGAGCGCGTGGCTCGAGCCCGACGGCAGGATCGTCATCGGCGAGCGCTACTGGGCGCGGGACAGCGTCCCCCCTGAATTCGCCAGAGAGTGGCGCGACGTCCTCACCGAGTACGAGATCTTTCAGACGGCACGGGACGCAGGCTTCGATGTCGCGGCCATCTTCCGGGCGTCGCCCGACGACTGGGACGCCTACGAGTCGGGTAACTGGCAGGGTCTCCTTGCCTGGCTGCGCGACCACCCCGGCGATGCGGACGCCGACGAGGTGCGCGAGTACCTCTACCGCATCCAGGACGAGTACGCCGCCTATGGGCGGGAGTACATGGGTTTTGCCGTCTATGTCCTCGTCCCGTCCTGA
- a CDS encoding SET domain-containing protein, translated as MRLHDSAEGADIEGQIHPPDIVVGETAGRGRGVFAARDFLPGEVIEVCPVIVSAGAADEGLIDQTNFFNYYFGWGECEKACAIALGYGSLYNHSYHPNADHRRDFEAGTITVAACRRIRAGEEITINYTGPVDCRDPVWFDVVEEE; from the coding sequence GTGAGACTGCATGATAGCGCCGAAGGCGCGGATATCGAAGGACAGATCCACCCCCCCGATATCGTCGTCGGAGAGACGGCAGGGCGGGGCCGCGGCGTCTTTGCCGCGAGGGACTTCCTCCCCGGCGAGGTGATCGAGGTCTGCCCGGTGATCGTCTCGGCAGGAGCGGCTGACGAGGGCCTCATCGACCAGACAAACTTCTTCAACTACTACTTTGGGTGGGGAGAGTGTGAGAAGGCCTGTGCGATCGCCCTCGGCTACGGCTCGCTGTACAACCACTCGTATCACCCGAACGCCGACCACCGCCGGGACTTCGAGGCTGGCACGATCACGGTCGCGGCCTGCCGGCGCATCAGGGCGGGCGAGGAGATCACCATCAACTATACCGGTCCGGTGGATTGCCGGGACCCGGTCTGGTTCGACGTCGTGGAAGAAGAATAG
- a CDS encoding peptidylprolyl isomerase, whose product MVDHPGGAKVVLRTTAGDITIQLYGDMPITAGNFEKLVKEGFYDGVIFHRVIPNFMIQGGDPTGTGMGGPGYTIPDELTPSNRNDRGTISMANAGPNTGGSQFFINLVNNNYLDRMHPAFGKVVAGMEVVDAIGSTRTDRQDRPVPEVRITKAEVL is encoded by the coding sequence ATGGTTGACCATCCAGGCGGAGCGAAGGTCGTCCTCCGCACGACGGCGGGCGACATCACCATTCAACTCTACGGCGACATGCCGATCACCGCCGGCAACTTTGAAAAACTGGTGAAGGAAGGGTTCTACGACGGCGTCATCTTCCACCGGGTCATCCCCAACTTCATGATCCAGGGTGGCGACCCGACCGGCACCGGCATGGGCGGGCCAGGCTACACGATCCCCGACGAGCTCACGCCCTCGAACAGGAACGACCGCGGCACCATCTCGATGGCGAATGCCGGCCCGAACACCGGGGGAAGTCAGTTCTTCATCAATCTGGTGAACAACAACTACCTCGACCGGATGCACCCGGCCTTCGGGAAGGTCGTCGCCGGCATGGAGGTCGTCGACGCCATCGGAAGTACGAGGACCGACCGCCAGGACCGGCCTGTCCCCGAAGTCAGGATCACGAAGGCAGAGGTTCTCTGA
- a CDS encoding HEAT repeat domain-containing protein, with translation MAGKDERRAAEHEEMVAVFLKNLTHERPEYRWGAADVLGRLGDERAVEPLIAAMDDPDPRVRKKAAWALGQLGDMRGQRPLLAAMRDVDEDVREIAEEAYEMLKRKVFGGG, from the coding sequence ATGGCAGGGAAGGATGAGAGGCGGGCCGCGGAGCACGAGGAGATGGTCGCCGTGTTCCTGAAAAACCTCACCCACGAGAGGCCAGAATACCGCTGGGGCGCCGCGGACGTCCTCGGGAGGCTCGGCGACGAGCGTGCCGTCGAACCCCTCATCGCCGCCATGGACGACCCCGACCCGCGGGTGCGGAAGAAGGCAGCATGGGCCCTCGGGCAACTCGGCGACATGCGAGGGCAGCGGCCCCTCCTTGCGGCGATGCGGGACGTTGACGAGGACGTCAGGGAGATCGCGGAGGAAGCGTACGAAATGTTGAAGAGGAAGGTCTTCGGTGGAGGGTGA
- a CDS encoding AAA family ATPase, translating to MCDPDERKEKILSAARTIRQNTHKETERGFRVVVAGKGGVGKTTITAFLSRIFARNGHTVLAVDEDPQMNLPYAVGVPREKSDAIVPLTKNIDYVEEKTGARPGDGWGLMLTLNPDVSDVVERFGVRGPDGVNILVMGTVVQAATGCLCPENTLLQAVVRYINLREGEFVLMDTQAGVEHFGRSIAEGFDQAVLVTDPTFNAVQVVKHAALLARELGIPTVHLVVNRVRSEKDVEKVGDLLGDMGDIFTDRFFLPYEERLIECEPDVGPMLAAVPSSLFVEGLRAVGSALVRYGTKEQV from the coding sequence ATGTGTGACCCTGATGAGAGAAAAGAAAAAATTTTGAGTGCTGCCCGGACGATCAGGCAGAACACCCACAAGGAGACGGAAAGAGGGTTCCGCGTCGTCGTGGCCGGGAAAGGCGGAGTCGGCAAGACCACGATCACAGCGTTCCTCTCGCGCATTTTTGCACGGAACGGCCACACCGTCCTTGCCGTCGACGAAGACCCGCAGATGAACCTGCCCTATGCCGTGGGCGTGCCGCGCGAGAAGAGCGACGCCATTGTGCCGCTGACGAAGAACATCGACTATGTGGAGGAGAAGACCGGTGCCAGGCCAGGCGACGGCTGGGGACTCATGCTGACGCTCAACCCGGACGTTTCCGATGTGGTGGAGAGGTTCGGGGTCAGGGGCCCTGACGGCGTGAACATCCTTGTGATGGGAACGGTCGTGCAGGCGGCGACGGGGTGTCTCTGCCCAGAAAACACACTGCTTCAGGCCGTCGTCAGATACATCAACCTGCGGGAGGGCGAGTTTGTCCTGATGGATACACAGGCCGGCGTCGAGCATTTCGGGAGGTCGATTGCGGAGGGGTTTGACCAGGCGGTGCTCGTCACCGATCCGACATTCAACGCCGTGCAGGTCGTCAAACATGCCGCATTGCTCGCACGGGAACTGGGCATCCCCACGGTCCACCTCGTCGTCAACAGGGTGCGTTCTGAAAAGGACGTGGAGAAAGTCGGGGATCTCCTGGGCGATATGGGGGATATCTTTACCGACCGGTTCTTCTTGCCGTACGAGGAGCGGTTGATCGAGTGCGAACCCGATGTAGGGCCAATGCTCGCCGCCGTCCCGTCCTCCCTGTTCGTCGAGGGCCTCCGGGCCGTCGGGTCGGCACTGGTACGGTACGGGACGAAAGAGCAGGTGTGA